Proteins encoded in a region of the Geobacillus genomosp. 3 genome:
- a CDS encoding 16S rRNA (uracil(1498)-N(3))-methyltransferase, translating into MQRYFVSDRERQGENVVISGDDAHHIVRVMRMKPEDAIACVFPNGRTAVCTIEQIANEHVRARIVQWKEEERELPVRIYIAQGLPKGEKWELVIQKGTELGAAGFLPFMAARSIVKWDAKKAEKKVERWGKIAKEAAEQAERTLLPKVWAPLSLKELIAFGETVDNRLFAYEEEGRGGRHASLPALLAGLKPGGSLLAVFGPEGGFSPEEAERLQQSGFSPCSLGPRILRTETAPLYLLSAVSYEWELRRKERE; encoded by the coding sequence GTGCAGCGCTATTTCGTTTCCGATCGGGAGCGTCAAGGCGAAAACGTCGTCATCAGCGGCGATGACGCCCATCATATCGTCCGCGTCATGCGCATGAAGCCGGAAGACGCCATCGCCTGCGTTTTTCCGAACGGGCGCACGGCGGTGTGCACGATTGAACAAATTGCCAATGAGCATGTGCGCGCCCGTATTGTACAATGGAAAGAAGAGGAGCGCGAACTGCCGGTGCGCATTTATATCGCCCAAGGGTTGCCAAAAGGCGAAAAATGGGAGCTTGTCATCCAGAAAGGAACCGAGCTCGGAGCCGCCGGCTTTCTTCCGTTTATGGCCGCCCGCTCGATTGTTAAATGGGATGCCAAAAAAGCGGAGAAAAAAGTGGAACGTTGGGGGAAAATTGCGAAAGAGGCGGCCGAACAGGCGGAACGCACGTTGCTGCCAAAAGTGTGGGCGCCGCTTTCACTCAAGGAATTGATCGCTTTCGGGGAAACGGTTGATAACCGGCTGTTTGCCTATGAAGAGGAGGGGCGCGGAGGGCGGCACGCCTCGCTTCCGGCGCTTCTGGCCGGCCTTAAGCCGGGCGGCTCGCTGCTGGCCGTTTTTGGGCCGGAAGGCGGGTTCAGTCCGGAGGAGGCCGAGCGTCTTCAACAAAGCGGTTTTTCTCCGTGCAGCCTTGGCCCGCGCATTTTGCGGACGGAAACGGCGCCGCTGTACTTGCTTTCAGCTGTTTCGTACGAATGGGAGCTGCGTCGGAAAGAACGGGAGTGA